Proteins found in one Erythrobacter sp. KY5 genomic segment:
- a CDS encoding DUF262 domain-containing protein produces MKHAQKPDHVSLGTLLQRIREGQYVIPDFQREFEWKPSDIRELMASIFQDYFIGSLLLWRGTKENFSNLSCEPIYGQSGEGTPVQIVLDGQQRLTAMNYAFHAPQMPPPSRSNRFVFSIDVERFMAGDFENAFRQDWGENWCERILTDSVLQYGNHWFPLAIIGKGGFEIFKWAEGYEEYWSKREGEDELASAHAENGIKFIEQVRELIEQYQISYVELDRDLPIDKVCDIFTQINSKGVRLDAFDLLNALLKPKDIQLKHLYREVADRLSFAEAERMNIYVLQVMSILVQEYCSPKYLYYLVPGVARTFRDADGKRRDEVLVVDEKDFETRWNAAVTALEKAQSLLRHPQEFGVTSPRFLPYPSILPAFAAINSRISALPGERQLQARRKLNHWYWASIFTNRYSSSVETRSTRDFIDLNTWFDDDAAAPVVIADFNNQFRHLDLEKETRSSSSIYRAIFNLFVIGGARDWLSGTFPGANEIDDHHIVPAAWGKANGLGKLIDTVLNRAPLSSETNRHWINDKLPNSYLPKLMESSGEQAVRANLETHFISTQAFDILLRDPFTKEDFEAFIAERKRTILGAIENLLVKERLDLSPSLRELDQEIEATELRLREIVAAAIDTNDLIMPEHIAAKVRDRIQKERRKGLLTVSDENISTIEELQYCDLRELEDLIVSKPTWPIFACRFDSKEQLIARFAQLAELRNAIRHTRSVSQLAQKDGEAALMWFQSKIKVHA; encoded by the coding sequence ATGAAGCACGCGCAAAAGCCGGACCATGTCAGCTTGGGAACACTACTCCAGCGTATCCGCGAGGGGCAGTATGTCATCCCCGACTTCCAGCGCGAATTTGAATGGAAGCCATCAGACATTCGCGAGCTGATGGCCTCGATCTTTCAGGACTATTTCATCGGCAGTCTGTTGCTCTGGAGAGGAACGAAAGAGAATTTTTCGAACCTGTCCTGTGAACCGATTTACGGGCAATCGGGTGAGGGCACTCCGGTGCAGATCGTCCTTGACGGTCAACAGCGTCTGACGGCGATGAATTACGCGTTCCATGCCCCACAAATGCCGCCCCCAAGCCGATCAAACCGCTTCGTTTTCTCCATCGATGTCGAACGTTTCATGGCGGGAGACTTCGAGAATGCTTTTCGCCAAGATTGGGGCGAGAATTGGTGCGAGCGCATCCTGACGGACAGCGTCCTTCAATATGGCAACCATTGGTTCCCGCTCGCTATTATCGGCAAGGGAGGCTTTGAGATCTTCAAGTGGGCGGAGGGTTACGAAGAGTATTGGTCGAAGCGCGAGGGAGAAGACGAACTTGCCTCAGCGCATGCTGAGAACGGCATCAAGTTTATCGAGCAGGTGCGCGAACTGATCGAGCAGTACCAGATTTCGTACGTCGAACTGGATCGCGATCTCCCGATCGACAAGGTCTGCGACATCTTCACACAGATCAACAGCAAGGGCGTGAGGCTGGACGCGTTTGACCTGCTCAATGCATTGCTTAAACCCAAGGATATACAGCTCAAGCACCTTTATCGCGAAGTGGCTGACAGGCTTTCGTTCGCCGAGGCCGAGCGGATGAACATCTACGTTCTGCAGGTGATGTCGATCCTCGTCCAAGAGTATTGTTCGCCGAAGTACCTCTATTACTTAGTTCCTGGAGTTGCGCGGACTTTTCGCGATGCCGATGGCAAGCGCCGCGATGAGGTGCTGGTGGTGGATGAGAAGGATTTCGAGACACGCTGGAACGCTGCAGTGACAGCCTTGGAGAAGGCGCAGAGTCTCTTGCGGCACCCCCAAGAATTTGGTGTTACCTCCCCGCGTTTCCTTCCCTACCCATCCATCCTGCCAGCGTTCGCGGCAATCAATTCGCGGATCTCGGCGTTGCCTGGAGAACGCCAGCTTCAGGCCCGCCGAAAGCTAAACCACTGGTACTGGGCATCAATTTTTACCAACCGCTATTCAAGTTCCGTGGAAACCCGCAGCACTCGCGATTTTATCGACCTCAACACCTGGTTTGATGATGACGCGGCTGCCCCGGTCGTCATTGCCGACTTCAACAATCAGTTTCGCCACCTCGACCTAGAGAAGGAAACGCGCAGTTCCAGCTCGATCTATCGCGCTATCTTCAATCTGTTTGTCATTGGCGGAGCACGCGACTGGCTTTCTGGCACCTTCCCCGGCGCGAATGAGATCGATGACCATCACATTGTTCCGGCAGCTTGGGGCAAAGCTAATGGACTCGGAAAATTGATCGACACCGTTCTCAACCGTGCGCCGCTTAGCTCAGAGACGAACCGGCACTGGATTAACGATAAGCTTCCGAATTCTTATCTCCCGAAGCTCATGGAAAGCAGCGGCGAGCAAGCGGTTCGAGCTAATCTGGAAACCCATTTTATATCCACTCAAGCGTTCGACATCCTTTTGCGGGATCCCTTCACCAAAGAGGATTTCGAGGCGTTCATTGCGGAACGCAAACGGACAATCCTTGGGGCGATAGAGAACCTCCTGGTGAAAGAACGTTTGGATTTGTCGCCCAGCTTGAGGGAACTCGACCAAGAGATCGAAGCGACCGAGTTGCGCCTCCGTGAGATTGTAGCGGCAGCCATCGACACAAACGACTTGATTATGCCTGAGCACATTGCTGCCAAGGTTCGGGATCGGATTCAGAAAGAGCGAAGGAAGGGGCTTCTGACCGTCTCGGACGAGAACATCTCAACGATCGAAGAACTCCAATATTGTGACCTTCGAGAGCTGGAAGATTTGATCGTTTCAAAACCGACTTGGCCAATCTTCGCGTGCCGGTTTGATAGCAAGGAGCAACTCATTGCGAGGTTTGCCCAGCTCGCTGAACTGCGAAACGCGATCCGCCATACGCGCTCGGTCTCGCAGCTTGCGCAAAAGGACGGCGAAGCTGCTTTGATGTGGTTCCAGTCAAAGATCAAAGTGCACGCCTAG
- a CDS encoding restriction endonuclease subunit S produces the protein MIEEFAALTNNQGSIQALRELVLQLAVDGQLTAKLTKGEHWRSVPIDQIAECFIGNSISASEKSDKYEGRDEGRDYVGTKDVDGWHGSITYDTGVRIPLSDDRFRVAPKGSVVICAEGGSAGRKIGLVERDINFGNKLICCNPDETKILHSYLFRVFQSEIFHKSFRQHMTGIIGGISLKKFKNLSIPLPNLATQKAIADTVDHIFALCEDMEVLHQEELALKRATVGSLIDRLLVAQTEEDTGQAFAGIASRFNELFDHTSTIDELQNSILELAYLGALGGDNPKIVRLEDLLAFGPRNGFSPKPSALRTDTKSITLSAVTKGEFDEKKFKYIDDVIESESHLWLRLDDILIQRANSIDHVGASTIYRGAEFEFIYPDLIMKVRVLDDVEPEYVLYCLQSPSIRRYFRDHATGTSGSMPKINQGVVKGAPIPLISRPAQSLTIETVRELSALCELLRSQVWESERLQAELMNALVHAFVGQGPHGGGAANETTEILAQASDVLARKPSSSDQSKALAAIESSHEEKPAERSPSGRLDLDLGVKFTEAVLVGAIVTEFFKVGGEPIGNFRLQKAVYFARRHNGERVEEMKYLRKAAGPYNPSMKYSGGIAIAKQKNWLREAKGRFGFGHMPGPSANEMADWIAQFGFGEAAQWVADRFRFKKNEDWEVLATVDYAIEHLQSLGIEPDATQILQFIEADDEWRPKIEKLRLTETSIEAAMVEVKALFGTGSEERTQ, from the coding sequence TTGATTGAAGAGTTCGCCGCACTCACCAATAACCAAGGCAGCATTCAAGCACTCAGAGAGCTCGTTCTGCAGTTAGCTGTAGACGGTCAACTGACTGCAAAGCTCACGAAAGGTGAGCATTGGCGATCTGTTCCAATTGACCAGATTGCCGAGTGCTTCATCGGCAACAGCATCTCTGCGTCTGAAAAGTCAGATAAATATGAGGGGCGAGACGAGGGACGAGATTACGTCGGCACCAAAGACGTAGACGGCTGGCATGGATCCATCACGTATGACACCGGAGTAAGAATTCCGTTGAGTGATGATCGATTTCGAGTGGCTCCAAAAGGATCGGTTGTAATATGTGCTGAGGGTGGAAGTGCTGGTCGGAAAATCGGGCTTGTCGAGAGAGATATCAATTTTGGAAACAAGCTTATTTGCTGCAACCCTGACGAAACCAAAATTCTTCATTCATATTTGTTTCGTGTTTTCCAATCTGAAATATTTCATAAATCATTTCGGCAACATATGACCGGGATAATCGGTGGAATCTCTTTAAAGAAATTCAAGAATCTAAGTATTCCTCTTCCAAACTTGGCCACGCAGAAGGCGATTGCTGACACCGTCGACCATATCTTCGCATTGTGCGAAGATATGGAGGTCTTGCATCAGGAGGAACTTGCACTCAAGCGCGCAACTGTTGGATCTCTGATAGACCGTTTGCTGGTGGCCCAGACTGAAGAGGATACTGGTCAAGCGTTCGCTGGGATCGCGTCGCGCTTCAACGAGTTGTTTGATCACACGTCTACCATTGATGAACTCCAGAATTCGATTCTTGAACTTGCGTATTTGGGTGCCTTGGGTGGCGACAATCCTAAAATCGTGCGGCTCGAAGATCTTCTTGCATTTGGGCCTAGGAATGGTTTTTCTCCGAAACCTTCCGCGTTAAGGACCGACACTAAGTCAATAACTCTCTCTGCAGTCACAAAAGGTGAGTTTGATGAGAAAAAGTTCAAGTATATCGATGATGTAATAGAGAGTGAGAGCCATTTGTGGCTGCGGCTTGATGATATCTTAATACAGAGAGCGAACTCTATTGATCATGTTGGAGCTTCAACGATTTATCGTGGGGCAGAATTCGAGTTTATTTATCCAGATCTGATCATGAAAGTCAGGGTTCTCGATGATGTAGAGCCTGAGTATGTGCTTTACTGTCTGCAGTCGCCTTCCATTCGGAGGTACTTCCGAGACCATGCAACGGGGACTTCGGGCAGTATGCCGAAAATCAACCAAGGGGTTGTGAAGGGTGCCCCGATCCCGTTGATCAGTCGTCCAGCCCAAAGCCTAACTATTGAGACCGTGAGGGAATTGTCTGCCTTGTGTGAGCTGCTGCGTAGTCAGGTCTGGGAAAGCGAGCGCCTTCAGGCGGAGTTGATGAACGCTCTAGTGCACGCTTTCGTAGGACAAGGGCCTCATGGGGGCGGCGCGGCCAATGAGACTACGGAAATTCTCGCGCAAGCATCCGATGTTTTGGCGCGCAAGCCCTCTAGCAGTGATCAGAGTAAAGCGCTCGCAGCTATTGAGAGTTCCCATGAAGAAAAACCTGCTGAGAGAAGCCCAAGTGGGCGCCTCGATTTGGACCTAGGCGTAAAGTTTACGGAAGCTGTTCTTGTCGGAGCTATCGTCACCGAATTTTTCAAGGTTGGCGGCGAACCCATCGGCAATTTTCGACTCCAGAAAGCAGTCTATTTCGCACGTCGTCACAACGGCGAGCGCGTAGAGGAAATGAAGTATCTTCGAAAAGCGGCTGGCCCCTACAATCCGTCGATGAAGTATTCTGGCGGCATCGCAATCGCCAAACAGAAGAATTGGCTGCGTGAGGCGAAAGGGCGTTTCGGCTTTGGCCATATGCCAGGCCCGAGCGCCAACGAGATGGCTGATTGGATCGCGCAGTTTGGGTTTGGCGAGGCTGCGCAGTGGGTGGCGGATCGTTTTCGTTTCAAGAAGAACGAGGACTGGGAGGTGCTGGCAACAGTCGATTACGCGATCGAACACCTGCAATCTCTCGGCATCGAACCAGATGCTACGCAAATCCTTCAGTTTATCGAGGCCGACGACGAATGGCGGCCTAAAATCGAGAAGCTGCGCCTGACCGAGACGTCGATCGAGGCTGCAATGGTCGAAGTGAAAGCTTTGTTCGGCACCGGTTCCGAGGAGCGCACGCAGTGA
- a CDS encoding class I SAM-dependent DNA methyltransferase — translation MANVSGAIKSIQDIMRKDAGVDGDAQRIGQLVWMFFLKILDDQEESLMLLSDDYKSPIPDHLRWSAWATDPEGITGEALLDFVNNQLFPKLKSLSLDGPERDRARVVRTAFEDAYNYMKNGTLIRQVVNKINEINFNNTGDKHAFGDVYEQILKDLQSAGNSGEFYTPRAVTQFMVDMLDPQLEELVLDPACGTGGFLAHVIDHKSDRYVQTTDDAEALQKSVIGVEKKALPHLLCVTNMMLHGIEAPTNILHDNTLATPLKDHKWRGKIDVIVTNPPFGGMEEDGIEKNVPQAFQTRETADLFLVLIIELLKDGGRAAVVLPDGTLFGEGIKTRIKEKLMAECNLHTIVRLPNGVFNPYTGIKTNLLFFEKGKPTEEVWFYEHPYPEGYKNYSKTKPMRIEEFEGDESEKAWWGDLKSRAGRVANDRAWKVSADEIKAKGYNLDISNPHTKEEGHQDPAKLLAAWKEKREQFVDTQDKLRSALAAALSDRTAA, via the coding sequence GTGGCAAACGTTTCGGGTGCGATAAAGTCCATCCAGGACATCATGCGTAAAGACGCTGGGGTCGACGGCGATGCGCAGCGCATCGGGCAGCTTGTCTGGATGTTTTTTCTGAAGATCCTCGACGATCAGGAAGAGTCCCTGATGCTCCTCAGTGACGATTACAAATCGCCGATCCCGGATCATCTACGCTGGTCAGCCTGGGCGACCGACCCAGAGGGCATCACCGGCGAAGCTCTGCTCGACTTCGTGAACAACCAGCTCTTCCCCAAGCTGAAGAGCCTTTCGCTCGACGGGCCCGAGCGGGATCGCGCGCGTGTCGTCCGCACGGCGTTCGAAGACGCGTACAATTACATGAAGAACGGCACCCTTATCCGGCAGGTGGTCAATAAGATCAACGAGATCAACTTTAACAACACCGGTGACAAGCATGCATTCGGTGACGTGTATGAACAGATCCTCAAAGATCTGCAGAGCGCCGGTAATTCCGGTGAGTTTTACACGCCGCGAGCCGTCACGCAGTTCATGGTCGATATGCTTGACCCACAGCTCGAAGAACTCGTGTTAGACCCGGCCTGCGGTACGGGCGGATTTCTCGCTCATGTGATCGACCACAAATCTGATCGCTATGTGCAAACGACTGATGACGCAGAGGCGCTGCAAAAGAGCGTTATCGGTGTCGAGAAGAAGGCGCTTCCGCACTTGCTCTGCGTCACGAACATGATGCTGCATGGCATCGAGGCGCCAACCAACATACTGCACGACAATACTCTCGCCACGCCATTGAAGGACCACAAGTGGCGGGGGAAGATCGACGTAATCGTCACCAACCCGCCGTTTGGCGGCATGGAAGAAGACGGCATCGAGAAGAATGTGCCCCAGGCATTCCAGACCCGCGAGACTGCCGACCTCTTCCTCGTACTGATTATTGAGCTACTGAAGGATGGTGGTCGGGCCGCTGTTGTCCTGCCGGACGGCACGCTGTTCGGCGAGGGTATCAAGACGCGAATCAAGGAAAAGCTGATGGCGGAGTGCAACTTGCACACCATCGTTCGCCTGCCGAACGGCGTCTTCAATCCCTACACCGGCATCAAGACTAATTTGCTGTTCTTCGAGAAGGGCAAGCCGACAGAGGAGGTCTGGTTCTACGAGCACCCCTACCCGGAAGGATACAAGAACTACTCGAAAACCAAGCCCATGCGGATTGAGGAATTCGAGGGCGATGAAAGCGAAAAGGCCTGGTGGGGTGATCTGAAGTCACGGGCCGGGCGCGTAGCGAACGATCGCGCCTGGAAAGTCAGTGCCGATGAGATCAAGGCCAAGGGCTACAACCTCGACATTTCTAATCCACATACGAAGGAGGAAGGGCATCAAGATCCCGCCAAATTGCTTGCCGCTTGGAAGGAGAAGCGAGAGCAATTTGTTGATACGCAGGATAAGCTAAGGTCTGCGCTGGCTGCCGCCTTGAGCGATAGAACGGCAGCGTGA